A region of Haliotis asinina isolate JCU_RB_2024 chromosome 7, JCU_Hal_asi_v2, whole genome shotgun sequence DNA encodes the following proteins:
- the LOC137291887 gene encoding ribonucleoside-diphosphate reductase small chain-like: MLSANLPKTNIVIKDADISSQLGRTKIHDENEVPTKESVSLKKPKVLGLSQKQNIMQTNETTEPIKKAPTHKKKLNLFKKEDEPLLRDNPNRFVIFPIKYHDIWQMYKKAEASFWTAEEVDLSKDLVHWETLKDEERHFISHVLAFFAASDGIVNENLVERFTQEVQVTEARCFYGFQIAMENIHSEMYSLLIDTYIKDAAERDFLFNAIETMPCVKKKADWALQFMNDDVATYGERVVAFASVEGIFFSGSFAAIFWLKKRGVMPGLTFSNELISRDEGLHCDFACLMFRHLNQKPSQERIYEIVKDAVSIEQEFLTQALPVNLIGMNCDLMKQYIEFVADRLLVELQCEKVYNSENPFDFMEHISLEGKTNFFEKRVGEYQRMGVMSGGTTNHEFTLDADF, encoded by the exons ATGTTGTCTGCAAATCTTCCGAAAACCAACATCGTCATTAAGGACGCTGATATTTCATCACAGCTCGGCAGAACGAAGATTCACGACGAAAATGAG GTTCCTACAAAAGAATCTGTATCATTAAAGAAACCTAAAGTCTTGGGACTGAGTCAGAAACAG aatATTATGCAAACAAATGAAACCACAGAG CCAATCAAAAAagcaccaacacacaagaaaaaGTTGAACTTGTTCAAAAAGGAAGATGAACCCCTCCTCCGTGATAATCCCAACCGCTTTGTGATATTCCCCATCAAGTACCACGACATTTGGCAGATGTACAAGAAGGCAGAGGCTTCTTTCTGGACAGCTGAAGAGGTTGACTTGTCTAAAGACCTTGTCCACTGGGAGACACTCAAAGATGAGGAGAGACATTTCATCTCTCATGTCCTAGCTTTCTTTGCTGCAAGTGATGGCATTGTTAATGAGAACTTG GTGGAACGCTTCACGCAGGAAGTCCAGGTGACAGAAGCCAGGTGTTTCTATGGTTTCCAGATCGCCATGGAGAACATCCACAGTGAAATGTACAGTCTTCTCATCGACACTTACATCAAAGATGCAGCTGAAAG AGATTTCCTGTTCAATGCCATTGAGACCATGCCCTGTGTCAAgaagaaggctgactgggctttGCAATTCATGAATGACGACGTGGCTACGTATGGGGAAAGAGTTGTGGCGTTTGCTTCAGTAGAAGGAATTTTCTTCTCTGGATCTTTTGCAGCCATCTTCTGGTTGAAGAAGCGTGGTGTCATGCCTGGTCTCACATTCAGCAATGAGCTCATCAGCCGTGATGAG GGCCTCCACTGTGATTTTGCCTGCCTGATGTTCCGTCACTTAAACCAAAAGCCTTCTCAAGAAAGAATCTATGAAATAGTCAAGGATGCAGTATCAATTGAGCAAGAATTCCTCACACAGGCTTTGCCTGTTAACCTCATCGGCATGAACTGTGATCTCATGAAGCAATACATTGAATTCGTAGCTGACAGACTTCTTGTTGAACTTCAGTGTGAAAAG GTATACAACTCAGAAAATCCATTTGACTTCATGGAACACATTTCCCTGGAAGGAAAAACAAACTTTTTTGAAAAGCGAGTTGGAGAGTATCAAAGAATGGGTGTTATGTCTGGAGGAACCACTAACCATGAGTTCACATTGGATGCAGATTTCTGA
- the LOC137291886 gene encoding O(6)-methylguanine-induced apoptosis 2-like, with product MAECLDMADSIKVIDEDYVRRIHSRNPSGHIHKGHGIVAANASIPTKFQTIVTDNSDKKGFLSRAKRFQSDSNITEAPGPGSYVRHNKVDNLSTSFSRKGTGGFASKTKRGLKYHLSSAPGPGLYALQSTLVTKKDFNKAPTSSVFHKPIAQKLSKLNGIPAPNSYNVLKYNPGKVNNVSADSAFKSQSKRDLLNTKEAATLPAPWQYQVKDDLLHGSPKAPVSSFRSKTMRQMQADPPAVPGPGAYFSSGDREQINKQLFPKKHYLCISAPAMPLPPAPPSPGPGSYDMVDYEGPPKHYMSSAAFVSASNRWAGDANMLTVDLPGPAHYRPLTVGKQSFIYNSAGKWI from the exons ATGGCAGAATGTTTAGATATGGCTGACAGCATCAAAGTGATAGACGAAGATTATGTTAGGAGGATTCATAGTAGAAATCCTTCAGGGCATATCCACAAAG GTCATGGCATCGTTGCAGCAAATGCCTCAATCCCAACAAAATTCCAGACAATTGTCACAGACAACTCAGACAAAAAGGGGTTTCTCAGCAGGGCCAAGAGATTCCAGTCTGATTCCAATATT ACTGAAGCCCCTGGTCCAGGAAGTTATGTACGACACAATAAAGTTGATAATTTGAGTACATCCTTCTCAAGGAAAGGAACAGGAGGATTTGCTTCAAAG ACTAAGCGAGGCTTGAAGTACCACCTATCCAGTGCACCTGGTCCGGGGCTATATGCTTTACAGAGTACACTAGTCACCAAGAAAGACTTCAATAAAGCTCCTACATCAAGTGTTTTTCATAAACCCATAGCTCAGAAGCTCAGCAAGCTGAATGGCATTCCTGCTCCAAACtcgtataat GTGCTGAAATACAATCCTGGCAAGGTGAACAATGTTAGTGCAGACTCAGCATTCAAGTCTCAGTCAAAGAGAGATCTCTTGAACACCAAGGAAGCAGCTACACTGCCTGCCCCAT GGCAGTACCAAGTGAAGGATGACCTGCTCCATGGATCTCCGAAGGCTCCGGTCTCCAGTTTCCGGTCCAAGACAATGAGACAAATGCAAGCAGATCCTCCTGCT GTTCCTGGGCCAGGTGCATATTTTTCATCAGGAGACCGAGAACAGATCAACAAACAACTTTTCCC GAAGAAGCATTATTTGTGTATCTCAGCCCCAGCAATGCCCCTCCCCCCTGCCCCACCCTCACCTGGACCAGGTAGCTATGACATGGTGGACTACGAGGGGCCCCCTAAACACTATATGTCCTCTGCAGCATTTGTATCCGCATCCAATCGGTGGGCAGGAGATGCCAACATGTTAACAGTGGACTTGCCAGGACCAG CTCACTATCGGCCCCTCACAGTCGGAAAACAGtcatttatttacaattcagcTGGGAAATGGATATAG